One genomic window of Sporosarcina ureae includes the following:
- the yunB gene encoding sporulation protein YunB, producing the protein MRFYTNQKRPKKFNYGKTILRFVIPTILVGVAIFFYTVNKQLTPIYTQYAEVQTQKIASHVISQAIKNRSTSVYDVNEIIENIPDNTTDTVTTKFNAEIISQVMSEIHQLVEDHLERAEGGDLDMLPPLGDLEYNPDRMQKEQGIVFFVPLGQATNIPLIGNLGPKIPIRFHVVGDVHANVETNIREFGINNAYVEVNLMLQVNVQIIVPLATSKSVVEQEIPIAMGLIRGKVPQIYSKGEQTPAQIEVPLEKTE; encoded by the coding sequence ATGCGGTTTTATACGAATCAGAAACGACCAAAGAAATTTAATTATGGCAAAACTATACTGCGCTTTGTCATCCCGACTATTTTGGTGGGAGTGGCGATATTTTTCTATACGGTCAATAAACAGTTAACGCCAATCTATACACAATATGCCGAAGTGCAAACGCAGAAAATAGCTAGTCACGTTATCAGTCAAGCTATTAAAAATCGGTCCACGAGTGTCTACGATGTTAATGAAATTATCGAAAATATTCCCGATAATACGACAGATACGGTGACGACTAAATTTAACGCAGAAATCATCAGCCAAGTCATGTCAGAAATTCATCAACTCGTAGAAGATCATCTAGAGCGTGCTGAAGGCGGAGATTTGGATATGTTACCGCCACTCGGAGATCTCGAGTATAATCCAGATCGCATGCAAAAAGAACAAGGTATCGTGTTCTTCGTTCCACTTGGGCAAGCGACGAATATACCGCTAATCGGTAACTTGGGACCGAAAATCCCTATACGTTTTCATGTCGTGGGTGATGTACATGCGAACGTTGAAACAAATATACGGGAATTCGGCATTAACAATGCGTATGTAGAAGTGAATCTGATGTTGCAAGTGAATGTACAAATCATAGTTCCGCTAGCGACAAGTAAGAGTGTCGTAGAACAGGAAATTCCTATCGCAATGGGATTAATTAGAGGGAAAGTACCTCAAATCTATTCGAAAGGAGAGCAAACGCCAGCACAAATCGAAGTCCCACTTGAGAAGACGGAGTAA
- a CDS encoding DUF72 domain-containing protein produces MIHVGLTGWGDHPSLYNENTVANKKLLDYSKHFPIVELDSTFYAIQSKKVMDKWTEETPANFQFIVKAYQGITGHQRGKLPYDSEEEMFSLFKLSMTSFVEAGKLAMVLVQFPPWFDCKKENVDRIRYVHEQLQPLPIAVEFRNQTWYSPAYREKTLDFLKDLHIIHVVCDEPQVGDGSVPLVPVATDPKVLLRLHGRNDKGWVNTMGDSKAWRKVRYLYDYNEKELESMSEIVKHLEKQTEEVFVIFNNNSGQHAAKNAKQFAGLLNIEYGQPLTKQMDLFEEDH; encoded by the coding sequence ATGATACATGTTGGTCTGACAGGGTGGGGAGACCATCCGAGCCTATATAATGAAAATACAGTCGCAAATAAAAAACTACTAGACTATAGTAAACACTTTCCAATCGTCGAACTAGATTCGACGTTTTATGCTATACAATCAAAGAAAGTCATGGATAAATGGACAGAGGAAACGCCTGCTAATTTCCAATTCATCGTGAAGGCGTATCAAGGCATCACAGGTCATCAGCGTGGAAAATTACCCTATGATTCTGAAGAAGAGATGTTCTCGCTGTTTAAACTGTCGATGACATCGTTTGTTGAAGCGGGGAAGCTCGCGATGGTACTGGTACAGTTTCCGCCTTGGTTTGATTGCAAGAAGGAAAACGTTGATCGCATTCGCTATGTGCATGAACAATTACAGCCGTTACCGATTGCTGTGGAGTTTCGCAATCAAACGTGGTATTCTCCAGCTTATCGAGAAAAAACACTCGACTTTCTAAAAGACTTGCACATCATCCACGTCGTTTGTGATGAGCCACAAGTAGGGGACGGCAGTGTGCCTCTAGTCCCCGTTGCGACTGATCCGAAAGTGCTGTTACGTCTCCACGGACGCAATGATAAAGGATGGGTCAATACAATGGGAGATAGTAAGGCATGGCGTAAAGTTCGCTATCTTTATGATTATAATGAAAAAGAGTTAGAGAGTATGAGTGAAATCGTTAAACATCTTGAGAAACAGACAGAAGAAGTATTTGTCATCTTTAATAATAACTCAGGCCAGCATGCCGCGAAAAACGCCAAACAATTTGCAGGATTACTCAACATAGAATACGGTCAGCCTCTCACCAAGCAAATGGATTTGTTTGAGGAGGATCACTAA
- a CDS encoding Na+/H+ antiporter NhaC family protein produces the protein MIGTWVSILPPIIAIVMVLVTRRVLLSLGAGIVTAALLLANFAPFETLKGIWKAMTVSFWDGGLNTYNIFIMLFLLLLGVITAFVSLSGGSAAFARWAVTRIRTKRGAKLLTMGLGIAIFVDDYFNALAVGQIARPITDQHKISRAKLAYFIDSTSAPICVVSPISSWGAFLIGQLALILGTTAAVSYSPLTAFVLMAPMNFYVIATLSMVFFFAWTNNDFFEMKKHEDRAMNKGELYDPSKEIPGQLKEEFPEHTHGKVRDLVAPILTLIAVTLGMMIFTGYKEAGVFDIWAIFENTDVPFSLVIGGVTATLLAMLLYILQMKKNETASVSWMGRALISGVRAMMPAILILIFAWGLTELIASLDTGLFLSTMVERMNIPVTFLPVLIFVLAGLMAFSTGTSWGSFGILMPIAGTIMVNAAPELLLPALAAVLAGAVFGDHCSPISDTTILSSTGAGCNHMDHVSTQLPYALVAAGVAAIGYIVLGVTGSVWIGLVAVIITLIVLFTYLSTKGKKRSEQIA, from the coding sequence ATGATCGGAACATGGGTCTCTATTTTGCCTCCTATTATCGCCATCGTGATGGTGTTAGTGACAAGGAGAGTATTATTATCATTAGGAGCGGGAATTGTTACAGCGGCTTTACTTTTAGCGAACTTTGCTCCATTTGAGACACTGAAAGGTATATGGAAGGCCATGACAGTTTCATTTTGGGATGGCGGGCTTAATACATACAATATATTTATTATGCTATTTCTATTATTACTAGGTGTCATTACGGCATTCGTCAGTCTATCTGGAGGAAGCGCTGCATTTGCGCGCTGGGCAGTTACGCGTATCCGTACAAAACGTGGAGCCAAGCTGTTGACGATGGGGCTTGGGATTGCAATTTTTGTGGATGACTATTTCAATGCTTTGGCAGTTGGACAAATTGCAAGACCAATTACAGATCAGCACAAAATCTCTCGTGCGAAATTGGCCTATTTCATCGACTCTACGTCGGCACCCATCTGTGTTGTGTCGCCCATCTCAAGCTGGGGCGCATTCTTGATTGGACAACTTGCGCTTATTTTAGGTACGACGGCAGCGGTGAGCTATTCACCATTAACTGCATTCGTTTTGATGGCGCCGATGAACTTCTATGTCATTGCGACATTGTCCATGGTCTTCTTCTTTGCTTGGACGAATAATGACTTCTTTGAGATGAAGAAGCATGAAGATCGCGCCATGAACAAAGGTGAACTATATGACCCAAGTAAAGAAATCCCAGGTCAGTTGAAAGAAGAATTCCCTGAGCATACGCATGGAAAAGTTCGCGATTTGGTTGCGCCGATCTTGACGTTAATTGCGGTGACACTCGGCATGATGATTTTCACGGGCTATAAAGAAGCAGGCGTTTTCGATATTTGGGCAATATTTGAAAATACTGATGTACCGTTCTCTCTAGTAATTGGTGGTGTTACAGCTACTTTGCTAGCTATGTTGTTATATATTCTACAAATGAAAAAGAACGAAACTGCAAGTGTATCATGGATGGGCCGTGCATTGATTAGCGGAGTGAGAGCGATGATGCCTGCTATTCTTATTTTGATTTTCGCTTGGGGATTGACTGAACTAATCGCTTCCCTCGATACAGGTCTATTCCTTTCTACGATGGTAGAGCGTATGAATATTCCTGTCACTTTCCTTCCGGTATTGATCTTCGTATTAGCAGGATTAATGGCGTTCTCGACAGGCACTTCATGGGGTTCTTTCGGTATTTTAATGCCAATTGCGGGTACGATCATGGTCAATGCAGCACCTGAATTATTATTACCGGCATTGGCGGCAGTACTTGCAGGCGCGGTATTTGGTGATCACTGTTCACCGATTTCTGATACGACTATACTTTCTTCTACTGGAGCGGGTTGTAACCATATGGATCACGTATCCACACAGTTACCTTATGCGCTTGTCGCAGCTGGTGTAGCTGCAATTGGGTACATCGTTCTCGGAGTGACTGGTTCTGTCTGGATCGGTTTAGTAGCTGTTATTATTACTCTGATAGTTTTATTTACGTATTTGAGCACCAAAGGTAAGAAACGTTCAGAACAAATAGCATAG
- a CDS encoding sodium-dependent transporter yields the protein MENRSQWGTRAGFILAAVGSAVGLGNIWRFPYVAYENGGGAFFIPYLFALLTAGIPILIMEFTIGHKYRGSAPLSFFRLNGKKAEFLGWWGIFVSFVISTYYAVIIAWAMKYTVYSFSLSWGKDPEGFFFGDVLSLADNPGEVGGLVGGVVLPLLLVWVICYIILIGGVKKGIELANRIFIPVLFLLFLFVVIRAITLDGAMIGLDAFFKPDVDKLLNPRVWVAAYGHIFFSLSIAFAIMITYSSYLPKKSDITNNAFITGFANSSVELLAGIGVFAVLGFMATNQGVDVADVATAGVGLAFVVFPEIINQMPGLNGLFGAFFFLSLTLAGITSLISICETYIAGMSDKFNISRRRSVTIGIGLSAVISMLYATNGGLYFLDVADYFINQFGIAVIGLVEVILLAWVFRKLGLFEQHANAVSDIRLGWWWKVSLSFITPLVLGTMLFFLIKDNIAENYEGYPTSFLWTIGWPVAIGAFVMSIVFTSLKWKDNTRIVSDYEEDKGGL from the coding sequence ATGGAGAATCGTTCACAGTGGGGAACGAGAGCAGGTTTTATACTAGCTGCGGTGGGATCGGCTGTAGGACTCGGAAACATTTGGCGCTTTCCTTATGTCGCTTATGAAAATGGCGGCGGCGCATTTTTTATCCCGTACTTATTTGCACTTTTAACAGCAGGTATTCCGATTCTGATCATGGAATTCACGATTGGTCATAAATACCGTGGATCAGCTCCTCTTTCATTCTTCCGTCTGAATGGAAAAAAAGCTGAGTTTCTAGGCTGGTGGGGGATTTTTGTATCCTTCGTTATTTCTACCTATTATGCCGTAATCATTGCATGGGCCATGAAATATACCGTCTACTCATTTAGTTTATCGTGGGGAAAAGACCCGGAAGGATTCTTCTTTGGAGACGTTCTGAGCTTAGCCGATAACCCTGGGGAAGTTGGAGGACTCGTTGGAGGCGTAGTACTACCATTGCTCCTTGTCTGGGTGATTTGTTACATCATCTTAATTGGCGGAGTCAAGAAAGGGATTGAGTTGGCGAATCGGATATTTATTCCTGTTCTTTTCCTACTCTTCTTATTTGTCGTCATCCGCGCCATCACACTTGATGGAGCCATGATTGGACTGGATGCGTTCTTTAAACCAGATGTCGATAAATTACTGAACCCCCGTGTATGGGTTGCAGCGTATGGACATATCTTCTTTAGTTTATCGATCGCGTTTGCAATTATGATCACGTATTCTAGTTATTTACCGAAGAAATCGGATATTACAAATAACGCCTTTATTACAGGTTTTGCCAACTCTTCTGTCGAGTTATTGGCAGGTATCGGAGTGTTTGCCGTACTAGGATTCATGGCAACAAATCAAGGAGTAGATGTAGCAGACGTTGCTACTGCAGGTGTAGGGCTTGCATTCGTCGTATTCCCTGAAATTATTAATCAAATGCCAGGATTAAATGGCCTGTTCGGTGCATTCTTCTTTCTGTCACTGACACTAGCTGGTATCACATCACTCATCTCGATTTGTGAAACGTACATTGCAGGTATGTCAGATAAATTCAATATTTCAAGACGTCGCTCGGTGACGATCGGTATTGGACTGTCAGCAGTCATCTCCATGCTGTATGCAACGAACGGGGGGTTATACTTCCTAGACGTGGCAGATTACTTCATCAACCAATTTGGTATCGCAGTCATCGGTTTAGTGGAAGTTATCTTACTAGCTTGGGTGTTCAGAAAACTCGGATTATTCGAACAGCATGCGAATGCAGTATCAGATATTCGTCTTGGCTGGTGGTGGAAAGTATCGTTATCATTCATCACACCGTTAGTATTGGGTACGATGTTATTCTTCCTGATTAAAGACAATATTGCAGAAAACTATGAAGGATATCCTACATCGTTCTTATGGACGATTGGCTGGCCGGTAGCAATTGGCGCATTCGTGATGTCGATCGTTTTCACCTCATTAAAATGGAAAGACAACACAAGAATCGTATCAGATTATGAAGAAGATAAAGGGGGGCTATAA
- a CDS encoding glutaredoxin family protein, whose product MSEKATVYVSSTCPYCTMMTNYLDEIHVPYETINVSTHPAAGERLVELTGQMGVPQTQLNGKWIIGFDPASIHAALDA is encoded by the coding sequence ATGTCTGAAAAAGCAACTGTATATGTATCCTCTACTTGTCCTTATTGTACGATGATGACAAATTATCTTGATGAAATCCATGTGCCTTATGAGACGATCAATGTCTCTACACATCCTGCAGCGGGAGAACGTCTCGTGGAATTAACAGGACAGATGGGCGTTCCGCAAACTCAGTTGAATGGAAAGTGGATTATCGGCTTTGATCCAGCAAGTATTCACGCTGCACTGGATGCATGA
- the lipA gene encoding lipoyl synthase — MESVALSCKPETGRKSEHVRKPDWLKIKLNTNENYTGLKKLMREKNLNTVCEEARCPNIHECWGERRTATFMILGAVCTRACRFCAVKTGLPNELDTAEPERVAESVELMNLKHAVVTAVARDDLKDGGSTIFAETIRAIRRKNPFTSIEVLPSDMGGDIENLQRLMDAKPDILNHNIETVRRLTPRIRARATYDRSLELLQRAKNMYPEIPTKSSLMVGLGETVEEIIETMDDLRAHNVDIMTIGQYLQPTKKHAKVVKYYSPDEFGELRKIAMSKGFSHCEAGPLVRSSYHADEQVNASAKEKQRQGDELLKLEGQASS; from the coding sequence ATGGAGTCGGTAGCGTTGTCATGCAAACCTGAAACAGGAAGAAAATCTGAGCATGTTAGAAAGCCGGATTGGCTGAAAATTAAGCTAAACACCAATGAGAACTATACAGGTTTAAAGAAATTAATGCGCGAAAAAAACTTGAATACCGTATGTGAGGAAGCACGTTGTCCGAACATTCACGAGTGTTGGGGAGAGCGACGTACAGCTACTTTTATGATCTTAGGGGCTGTGTGTACACGGGCATGTCGTTTCTGTGCAGTTAAAACAGGTTTACCTAACGAACTTGACACCGCTGAACCGGAACGCGTAGCAGAATCAGTTGAATTGATGAATTTGAAACATGCCGTTGTCACAGCTGTAGCACGTGACGACTTGAAGGATGGGGGATCTACGATTTTCGCGGAAACCATTCGTGCGATTCGCAGGAAAAATCCATTTACTTCTATTGAAGTACTGCCATCGGATATGGGTGGAGACATAGAAAACTTGCAACGTCTGATGGATGCAAAACCAGATATCCTCAATCATAATATCGAAACAGTACGCCGGTTAACTCCGAGAATTCGTGCGCGTGCAACATATGATCGTTCACTGGAATTACTTCAACGTGCAAAAAACATGTATCCTGAGATCCCGACGAAATCTTCCTTAATGGTAGGACTCGGAGAGACAGTGGAAGAAATTATTGAGACAATGGATGATCTTCGTGCACACAACGTAGATATCATGACAATTGGTCAATACTTGCAACCAACAAAAAAACACGCTAAAGTGGTAAAATATTATTCGCCTGATGAGTTTGGTGAATTGCGTAAAATCGCAATGTCTAAAGGGTTCTCTCATTGTGAGGCGGGGCCGCTTGTGCGTTCAAGTTACCACGCAGACGAGCAAGTTAATGCTTCGGCTAAAGAAAAACAGCGCCAAGGTGACGAACTGCTGAAACTTGAAGGACAAGCGAGCAGTTAA
- a CDS encoding bifunctional metallophosphatase/5'-nucleotidase, with protein MKETVATIHIYHTNDIHSHFENWPQIHHFLKKRKQLAEANGESCFLFDIGDHIDRSHPFTEGTEGKGNIELLNDAGYDAVTIGNNEGITMSKEALNRLYEDAHFDVMLCNLTELDGKLPYWAKTSKVFETTEGVRVGVIGATAPYYAFYEQLGWSVGEPHTALQEMARNLRPQCDVIVCLSHLGINEDRLLAAQCPEIDVILGAHTHHLLQHGEWIDDTLLAAAEKFGHYVGHVQVDVDRMTGQVVHMKAEVFPTQMMEMSEADIEQVNSLFAKGEEALEAPVFYNPAPLSQRLTGDSPLSSLFGRALLTYLDADCALFNAGIFLGSLGKGWVTKGDLHSLLPHPINPCLIHLDGADLLTIYEESLDPKWTELPIRGLGFRGTLMGSMIHEHLYRNMDGKLFAGNRLVEPGEMYTLATLDMFTFGFFYPLLKEAKKEYIMPEMIRDILGWYGRKYFNER; from the coding sequence ATGAAGGAAACAGTAGCGACGATTCATATTTATCATACGAATGACATCCATAGTCATTTCGAAAATTGGCCGCAAATTCATCACTTTCTTAAAAAGCGGAAGCAACTAGCGGAAGCCAATGGGGAGTCTTGTTTTCTATTTGATATTGGAGACCATATTGATCGGTCACATCCGTTTACCGAAGGAACAGAAGGTAAAGGAAATATCGAATTATTAAACGACGCAGGATATGACGCAGTAACGATTGGCAATAATGAAGGAATCACCATGTCTAAGGAAGCGCTGAATAGATTATATGAAGACGCGCATTTTGATGTAATGCTCTGCAACTTGACTGAACTGGATGGTAAGCTGCCGTACTGGGCGAAAACGTCCAAGGTATTTGAGACTACAGAAGGTGTGCGCGTCGGTGTCATAGGTGCCACGGCGCCATACTACGCGTTTTATGAACAACTTGGCTGGAGCGTAGGCGAACCGCACACGGCGTTGCAGGAAATGGCACGCAACTTGCGTCCGCAATGCGATGTCATCGTTTGTCTTTCGCATTTAGGCATCAATGAAGACCGTCTTTTGGCTGCGCAATGTCCGGAAATCGATGTTATTTTAGGTGCACACACGCATCATTTATTACAACATGGTGAATGGATCGATGACACATTACTTGCGGCAGCAGAAAAGTTTGGTCATTATGTCGGTCATGTTCAAGTTGATGTAGACCGTATGACAGGTCAAGTCGTTCATATGAAAGCAGAGGTTTTTCCAACACAGATGATGGAAATGTCAGAAGCGGATATTGAACAAGTGAATAGCTTATTTGCTAAAGGAGAAGAGGCTCTAGAAGCTCCAGTATTTTATAATCCTGCTCCATTATCACAGCGCTTAACAGGAGATAGTCCATTATCGTCGCTGTTTGGTCGCGCGTTACTTACGTATCTCGATGCCGACTGTGCGCTATTCAATGCAGGGATTTTCCTTGGTAGTTTAGGTAAAGGGTGGGTGACGAAAGGGGATTTGCATTCTTTATTGCCACACCCTATCAATCCCTGCCTTATCCATCTGGATGGTGCTGATTTGTTGACGATCTACGAGGAGTCACTTGATCCAAAGTGGACAGAACTTCCGATAAGAGGTTTAGGATTTCGTGGTACGCTGATGGGTAGCATGATACATGAACATTTATACCGCAACATGGACGGAAAATTATTTGCAGGCAATCGTTTGGTGGAGCCTGGTGAAATGTATACGTTGGCCACACTTGATATGTTCACGTTCGGCTTTTTCTATCCGTTATTAAAGGAAGCGAAAAAAGAATATATCATGCCAGAAATGATTCGCGATATTCTCGGTTGGTATGGAAGAAAATATTTCAATGAGCGCTAG
- a CDS encoding HAD-IIA family hydrolase codes for MYRGSEPIQEAVDYVAACQAGGKGTYFITNNAALTRTAQQKKLAGFGVRTETDFIINSATTLARYCKLHYDGAHVMMIGEEGLREALELENITITTTNPDVVLMGLDRQITYDKLADACLAIRNGAHFLGTNQDIKFPTEKGLVPANGSFLKLMEAATDTKPLIVGKPEPHMLEFIRQQGGYEKEEMLLIGDNYDTDIMAGIRYGIDTAYVATGVTPMEEVLKKAQPPTYLLHSLADWLK; via the coding sequence ATGTATCGCGGTAGTGAACCGATCCAAGAAGCTGTAGATTACGTTGCAGCATGCCAAGCTGGAGGTAAGGGGACGTATTTCATTACGAATAACGCTGCCTTGACACGCACTGCGCAACAGAAGAAACTAGCTGGTTTTGGAGTGAGGACAGAAACGGATTTCATCATAAATTCAGCTACCACACTGGCTCGTTATTGCAAACTGCATTATGATGGCGCCCACGTCATGATGATTGGTGAAGAAGGATTGCGTGAAGCGTTGGAACTTGAAAATATCACAATCACTACGACGAATCCTGATGTGGTGTTAATGGGACTCGATCGTCAGATTACATACGATAAACTTGCGGATGCTTGTCTGGCGATACGTAACGGTGCCCATTTCTTAGGTACCAATCAAGATATCAAATTCCCTACCGAAAAAGGACTAGTACCAGCTAACGGTTCTTTTCTAAAGTTGATGGAAGCGGCGACTGATACGAAGCCGCTTATCGTAGGAAAACCAGAGCCGCATATGCTGGAGTTCATCCGACAGCAAGGTGGGTACGAGAAAGAAGAAATGCTTCTGATCGGCGATAATTATGATACGGACATCATGGCGGGTATTCGCTATGGTATAGATACGGCGTATGTCGCAACCGGCGTCACACCTATGGAAGAAGTGTTAAAGAAGGCACAACCACCTACTTATTTGCTGCATTCACTTGCAGATTGGCTGAAGTAA
- a CDS encoding rhodanese-like domain-containing protein has product MGWIVIALIVGLVVWRMKPAKGVHSITTEQLKARIKEQNVQFIDVRSPSEYKGRHIKEFKNIPLNVLSNKMGTLKKDQEVIVICQSGMRSSNAAGQLKKAGFLNVTNVRGGMNAWQG; this is encoded by the coding sequence ATGGGATGGATCGTCATAGCACTCATCGTTGGCTTAGTCGTTTGGCGAATGAAGCCTGCAAAAGGTGTGCATTCAATCACGACTGAACAATTAAAAGCTAGAATAAAAGAACAGAACGTCCAGTTTATCGATGTGCGTTCACCGTCTGAATATAAAGGACGCCATATAAAGGAATTTAAGAATATCCCATTGAATGTGCTTTCGAATAAAATGGGAACGCTGAAGAAAGATCAAGAAGTTATTGTCATCTGTCAAAGTGGCATGCGTAGTTCGAATGCAGCAGGCCAACTGAAAAAAGCAGGATTCTTGAATGTAACGAATGTACGTGGTGGAATGAATGCGTGGCAAGGGTAA
- a CDS encoding DUF86 domain-containing protein: MYFVDQNQINKTLVYMEQLIDIFEKETNWLQSDINKLALERIAHGLIEGIIDVGNSMIDGFIMRDPGSYDDIIDILEDEKVIKSEQAIPLKAFISLRPMIVRQFVEVDADKVVLSIRETLNELQQFPGQVRDYLTNELGPVSAFLPTE; the protein is encoded by the coding sequence ATGTATTTTGTAGATCAAAATCAAATCAATAAAACGTTAGTGTATATGGAGCAGTTAATCGATATTTTTGAAAAGGAAACGAACTGGCTTCAAAGCGATATAAATAAGTTGGCTTTAGAACGAATTGCACATGGCTTGATTGAAGGAATCATTGACGTAGGAAATTCTATGATCGACGGATTCATCATGCGTGATCCTGGAAGTTACGACGATATTATCGATATTCTTGAAGATGAAAAAGTGATAAAATCTGAACAAGCTATTCCATTAAAAGCTTTTATTTCATTACGTCCAATGATTGTCCGCCAATTCGTGGAAGTCGATGCAGATAAAGTAGTCCTATCCATTCGAGAAACGCTTAATGAACTACAACAATTCCCAGGACAAGTTCGAGACTACTTAACGAATGAATTAGGTCCAGTTTCGGCGTTTCTTCCAACAGAATGA
- a CDS encoding methionine/alanine import family NSS transporter small subunit, producing the protein MDTGMSGSAILMMLLGVTIIWGGLFISIFYATILSKFRKKFKIE; encoded by the coding sequence ATGGATACAGGAATGAGCGGCTCTGCAATTCTCATGATGCTACTCGGTGTGACCATCATCTGGGGCGGTCTATTTATTAGCATCTTTTACGCTACGATCCTCAGTAAGTTTCGAAAGAAATTCAAAATCGAATAG
- a CDS encoding YutD family protein has protein sequence MVILENMQYEIAEEFRDGFNEEALNERFSEVLLKYDFILGDWGYGQLRLKGFFEDRNSKSTYETKISTVQDYIYEYCNFGCAYFILKKIGKVKAEQTEVEAVAEAAPETASTPKIEQ, from the coding sequence ATGGTTATTTTAGAGAATATGCAGTATGAAATTGCAGAAGAGTTTCGCGATGGGTTTAATGAAGAAGCCTTGAACGAACGCTTTAGCGAAGTACTGCTAAAGTATGACTTTATTTTGGGTGACTGGGGATATGGACAATTACGATTAAAAGGCTTTTTCGAAGACCGTAATTCCAAATCTACGTATGAAACGAAAATCAGCACTGTCCAAGATTATATTTATGAATACTGTAATTTCGGTTGTGCTTATTTTATCTTGAAAAAGATTGGGAAAGTAAAAGCAGAACAAACAGAAGTGGAAGCTGTAGCCGAAGCAGCACCTGAAACGGCATCTACTCCAAAAATAGAACAATAA
- a CDS encoding sulfite exporter TauE/SafE family protein, with the protein MEFVVLAFIGLASGIIGSIAGLGGGTILVPVTLFVGLNLGMIPDITPQSVVGLSVIMMIANGLGSTLSYMKVKTIDYRSAILFFAASIPGIVLGALVNKSVSLSSFNLYFGILLIVLSTLLLTRKYLKPIRWFVDNGKKIKFTDPQGKTHIYGYPIWFAILLALFIGFTSGLFGIGGGTMIVPAMILLFLFPPHVAVATSMLMVFLSAIVNSISHISLGHVPWLYTIPVVPGAYFGGMLGAYLNSKMKSETLVLVIRIILLVFGLRSIYEGIWG; encoded by the coding sequence ATGGAGTTTGTTGTACTTGCTTTCATTGGTTTAGCATCGGGGATTATCGGTTCGATTGCTGGCCTGGGTGGCGGAACAATTTTGGTTCCCGTCACATTATTTGTCGGATTAAATTTAGGAATGATACCTGATATTACACCACAAAGTGTAGTGGGCTTGTCGGTCATCATGATGATTGCGAACGGACTTGGATCAACGCTGTCCTATATGAAAGTAAAGACGATTGATTATCGTAGTGCCATTTTATTTTTCGCTGCGAGTATACCTGGGATCGTACTCGGTGCGCTAGTCAATAAAAGCGTAAGTTTGTCTTCATTTAATTTATATTTTGGTATATTGCTCATTGTTTTATCTACACTGTTATTAACGAGGAAATATTTGAAACCGATTAGATGGTTTGTGGACAACGGAAAAAAGATCAAATTTACTGATCCCCAAGGTAAAACGCATATCTATGGATACCCAATTTGGTTTGCTATCCTATTGGCGTTGTTCATTGGATTTACATCGGGGTTATTCGGAATTGGTGGCGGTACGATGATCGTGCCGGCAATGATTTTACTCTTCTTGTTCCCGCCACATGTGGCTGTCGCGACATCCATGCTGATGGTATTTTTATCAGCAATCGTCAATTCGATTTCGCATATTTCACTCGGTCATGTGCCGTGGCTCTATACGATTCCTGTTGTGCCGGGAGCCTATTTCGGTGGAATGCTCGGAGCCTATTTAAATAGCAAAATGAAATCAGAGACATTAGTTTTAGTCATACGCATCATTTTACTCGTCTTTGGACTACGTTCCATTTATGAGGGGATTTGGGGTTGA